A segment of the Longimicrobium terrae genome:
GGCACCCGGGTGGACCAGGACGTCACCCCCACCGTTCTGGGCGGCGTGGGGGGAACCCTGTACCAGGTCCGGATCACCGTGACCCCCGGAGCCCTCGCCAACGCGCGGGTCCGCATTGCCCCCGTCGTTCTCACCGGGAGGGTGGTCCGATGACGGAGCTGACGCGCCGCGCGGACGCCCGCGCCGGCTTTACGCTCGTGGAACTGATCGTGTCGCTGGTGATCGGCGCGATCCTGGTGGGCTCCGTCTTTCAGTTCGTCAACGGGCAGGCCCGCATGGCGGGGCTGCAGAGCGCGCGGGAGGAAGTGCAGCAGAACGCGCGCGGCGCCCTTGAAATCGTGGGCGGCGATCTGCGCGGCGCCATTTCGTCCGGCATCGTGACGGCCAACCAGCGCGAACTGGAGTTCATGCTCCCGGCCCGCTGGGGCGTGCTGTGCAAGACGGGTGGCGGCTCCAGCACCGTCATGTTTCCCGCGGACGGGCTTCCCGCGCCCTCGGCCGGGCAGACCTGGGGGCTGCTGGCCCGCGACAGCATGACCACGCCGTGGCTTCCCGCGCTTCCCACGCGCGCCACCATCACCGCGGTGACCCCGGCCACGGTGACCGACGCCGCCACCGGCTGCCCGGGGCTCAGCCCCCGGGGAACGGCCCCCGCGGCCTTCGTGCTCACCGGGGCCAACCACCCCGCCGTGGGGCCCGGCGCGCTGGTGGCCGTGTACCAGCGCGTCCGCTACGACGTGGCGTCCGGGCCGGGCGGCGTGTGGATCCGCCGCAGCAACGGCGTGGGCACCGACGGCCAGTTCAGCATGCAGCCGCTGGCCGGGCCGGTGGACTCCACCGTGGTGCGCTTTCAGTACTACGGCGGCGCCGGCGGCGGGCTGATCGGAACCACGGTTGCCACGCCCTACACGCGGGCCCTTTCGCGTATTCAGTTCCGCGTGCGGATGAACAGCAAGCAGCAGCGTACCGCGGTTACGTACGATCAGGACTCCGTCAGCATCCAGATCCGCAACTAGAGGAACCGATGACTCATTCCGTCCTCCATCGCGTGCGCGACCGCCGCGGGGCGGCCCTGCCCGTGGCGCTCTTCGGCCTGGTGGCCGTAAGCCTGCTGGTGACCACCGCGCTGCTCACCTCCAACACCGAGTACGCCATCAGCGCCGCCCACCGCGGCGCGGCCGCCTCGTTGTACAACTCGGACGCGGCGCTGGAGCAGTACGTGGCCAACCGCTTCGCCGCGGGAAGCGGTGCCGGGGCCAACCAGTGGATGGTCCCCACCACCGAGGCCGGCGCGGTGACCACCGTCACCGGGCCCGACAACCGCGTGTACAGCGTGCAGGTGACGCGGATGAAGCAGAAGATCCTCGCCGTGCCGCGCAGTTCGCCCAGCGCGCTGGCGGACGAGATCTTTTCCCTCGTGGTGTCGCCGCAGAACGGGCGGGGGCGGGCGGTGGGGGCCTTTCTGCGGGTGCAGCGCTCCGCCCCCCGCCTCACCACCAGCATCAACGCGGGCGCCACCTCCGGCGGCGACCTCAAGGTGTCGGGCAACGCCACCATCAGCGACGGACGCAGCGGCGTAAACTACTGCAACACCGAAGACAACCAGTCCGACTACGCCGTGCAGGTCACCAAGGGCTCGCGGATCGACCTGGGCAACAACTCCGCGGGCAACCTGGAAGGCGCCACCAACGTCACCACCTGGGAAAAGAGCGAACTGGAGCGGCGGGTGCTGGGGCCCAACATGACGCTGGAGCGGCTCGCCGACGCCGCGGGGCTCAAGTTCGGCGCCCGGTTCGGCACGCCCGGCTTCAGCACCACGCGCATGAGTGCCACGCAGAGCGACACCATGTACAACTGGGGATGTCCCCAGGTGCTGCTGTCGCCGGGTACGTGCCCCGCCGGGTCCGCCGCGCGTGACGTGGTGGTGGCCATCGACGCGGGCGGAGGCGAGGTGCGCATCAACGGCGACTACGGGCAGGGAATGATCATTGTCCTGAACGGAAGCCTGAGCATTCAGGGCAACTTCGTGTACAAGGGGATCATTCTGGTAGAAAAGGACATGAACATCCGCGGCGGCAACGGCGGCAATGAGTCCAAGATCGAAGGCGCCGTGGTGGCGTTCGGAGAATCCAGCACGGTGGAAGACAATCTGAGCGGAACCGCCACCATCAAGTACAACTTCTGCGCCATCCAGGACGCCGAAAACGCCCTCAACAACACAGCCGCGCTGTCGGGTGACCAGCAGCGCCGCGGGGGTACGTTCGGCTGGTACGAACTGATACGGTAAACGCGCCCGCCGCACCGGATAGCGCGGGCATGTTCCGTCCGCCTTGACGGGGATGCATGCCCGCGCTACCATACCGGGCAGCCTTCCCGCAAACACCCGATCGCCACGCAATCCGCCGCCCTCCGCGGTGCCCCGCGTTCACGCACCCCCCCGATTCTCCCGATCCATGGTTTCGCTTTTCCGGCGCAACAAGAGCACGGTTGGCCTCGACATCGGCAGCGGGTTCATCAAGGTGGCCGTGGTGGATCATTCCGGCGCCGAACCCGAGCTGACGCACGTGTCGCACACGCCTCTGATCGCCGACGCGATCGTGGAGGGCGAGGTCATGGACCCGCAGATCGTGGTGGAGACGGTGCGTTCGCTGGTGGAAACGTCCGGACTCAAGCCCAAGCGGCTGATTTCGTCCGTGGGCGGCCGCGACGTGATGGTCAAGAAGATCCAGATGGACCGCATGAAGGAGGCGGACGCGCGCGAGGTCATTCGCTGGGAGGCCGAGCAGTACGTTCCCTTCGACATGGAAAACGTGCAGCTGGACTTTCAGATTCTTGACCCGCTCGACGACGGCCTGCAGATGAGCGTGCTGCTGGTGGCCGCCAAGCGCGAGGTGGTGGACCAGCGGGTGGGGCTTCTGCGCGACGCCGGGCTGTCGCCCGACGTGGTGGACGTGGACTCCTTTGCCCTGCACAACGCCTTCGAGTACAACTACCCCGAGGCCATGGAGGGGATCGTGGCCCTGGTGAACGTGGGCCACGAGATCGCCACGGTGAACGTGCTGCAGGACGGCGCCATGGTGCTTACCCGCGACGTGCCGTTCGGCTCGCGGCGCCTTCGCGAGGACATGCGCCGCATGCACGGCCTGACGGTGGAAGAGGCCGACGCCGTGCTGCAGGGCCGCTCCGAGCGCGCGGGCGAGTTCAGCGAACTGCTGCGGCAGGGCGCGGACGACCTGGCGGTGGGCGTGGAGCGGGCGCTGGCCTTTCTGGGTGGCGACGCGGCGCCCGGCCGCGTGTACGTGTGCGGCGGCGGCGCCCGCATCCCGGGGATGGTGGACGTCCTTGCCGCCCGACTGCGCGCCCGCACAGAAGTGGCCTCGCCGCTGCAGCGGCTGCGCGTGCGCCCCGGTGTGACCTCGTTCGTGGCCGTCGACGAACTCGCCCCCATGCTCATGCTGTCGGTGGGCCTCGCGCTGCGCGGCGGCGCGTGATTCCCGCCCGACCCTTCCGGAACGCTTCGGAGACTTCCTCGTGATCGAGATCAACCTGCTTCCCGCCGGCGGTGGAGGCGCGCGCAAGCCGTCCGCCCGCCGGTCCTCGGGAAGCGTGAGCCTGCCCCGGGTGGGGGGTGAGCCGCGCATCGCCGGCCTCGCCGCCGCGCTCGTGCTGGGGCTCCTGTTCGCGGCCTACTTCACCTGGACCTCCGGTTCGCAGATCGCCGCGCTCAACGCCGACGTGGAGCGCGAGCAGGGCGATTCGGTGCGGCTGGAGGCCAGCATCGCCCGGCTCAAGACGCTGGACACGCGGCGCGACACCATCGACCGCAAGATCCAGGTGATCCGCAGCGTGGACGGCCGCCGCTTCGTGTGGCCGCACCTGATGGACGAGGTGAGCCGCGCCACGCCGCCGTACCTGTGGCTTACCAAGCTGGCCGTGGCCGACGACGCCGGGGCGACCCCCGCCGCGCCGCCCCCGCCGCCGCGCACCGCCGCGGACTCCGCCAAGGCGAAGGCCGATTCCGCCGCCGCGGTGACCGCGGCGGGCGAGGGGCCCAGCTTCAACGTCGAGGGGAACGCGGGGAACACCCAGTCGCTCACCCGCTTCATGCGCAACCTGGAAGGGTCGCCCATGATCCGCGACGTGGCGCTGGTGACCAGCGAGCAGACCGACGTGCAGGGACGCAGCGTGCTGAAGTTCACCCTGGAGGCGCGCTGGGAAGACCCGGATCCGGCCTTCGTGCAGACCCTTCCCCTCGTAAGCACCCGATAACCGAATGGCGCTTCCTCCGCTTGAAGCGGCGCAGAAGAAGAACCTGCTGTACATGGCCGTGATCGCGGCCCTGGCCGGCTTCGGGTTCTACAACCAGATCTACACTCCGCGCAGCGCGGAGATCGAAACGCTCGAAACCCGCCTGGAGTCGCTCAAGACGGTGAACTCGCGCAGCCGCGCCATCACCCAGGGCAACGAGGCCGCGGTGGACGAGCGGCTGGCGCTGTACCGCGAGCAGCTGGAACTGGCCGAGGGGCTGATTCCCTCCGCCGAGGAAGTGCCCAACCTGCTGGACGCGATTTCCGCCGAGGCGGCGCGCACCGGGGTGGAGTTGCAGTCCATTCAGCCCGTGGGCGCCACCGAGGAGGAGTACTACACCCGGCGCGTGTACGACCTGGCGGTGACGGGGCAGTACCACCAGATCGGCGAATTCCTCACCCGGGTGGCCTCGCTGCCGCGCGTGGTGACGCCCACCAACCTGACGGTGGGCCCGGAGTCGGCCACCCCCGGCGCGCCGGCCGCCCCCGCGGCCTCGCCCCGCGGCGGCACGTCGCTGCAGGCCCGCTTTTCCATTGAAACCTACGTGATTCCCTCCACTCCGATGGCCGATGACGCGAGCGCCTGAGCGCGCCCTGCGCGCCGGAATGGCGGTTCTGGCCCTGGCGGCTGGCACCGCCCTTTCCGCCCAGCAGCCGGCCCCCGCCGGCGCCGCGCCGGCCGTGGCGCCCGCGGCCGCGCCGGGGGCTCCGGCCGCCGCCGCGCTGCCGGAGGCCGACGTGTACCGCCGCGAGGTGTTCCGCTACCAGGCCGGCGGCCGCCCCGACCCGTTTCAGCCGCTGCTGAGCAGCGACGACATGGGGGTGCGCGCCCAGGACCTGCGCCTGGTGAGCATCGTGTTCAGCGGCAACGCGCGGCAGTCCATGGCCACATTCGCGCTTCCGGATTCCACCACGCGCGTGCGCCTGCGGCTGGGACAGCGCCTGGGCAGCGTGACCGTGGTGGCCATCACCCCGCGCCGGGTGGACCTGCGCGAGGACGAGATGGGGGTGAGCCGCGTGTACTCGTACGAGGTGCAGCGCGCCCCCCGCGCCACCAGCGCGCCCCCGGCCGCGGCGCCGGCGATCGTTCCCGCCGCGCCCCCCGCGGCATCCGCGCCCGCCACCGGGCGCCGTCCGTAATGCCCATGACGACCAAGAGGCTTTCGATGATCGTGCGCAATGCATGGATGGCGCTGCTGCTGGCCGTGGCGCCCGCGCCCCTGACCGCCGCCCCCGCGGCCTTCCCCGCTCCCTCGGCGCCGCGCGCGCTGGACGGCAGCGTGGCGGCCCTGCGGCTGGAAGGCCGTGAGGGCCGCACCGAACTGACGGTGGACATCGCCGGCGGCGACGTGGCCTGGACCGATTTCACCCTGTCGGGCCCGCCCCGCGTGGTGGTGGACATTCAGAACGCCCGCCTGGGACTTCCCGCGCGGCAGTACGCCGGGCTGGACCGCGGCGGCGTGCGCGCGGTGCGCACCAGCCAGTACGCGGAGGACGTGGTGCGGCTGGTGCTGGACCTGGACCGCGACACCGGCTACCGCGTGGAGCGGGTGGCCGGCGGACTGCGCATCGTGCTGGCCTCCGGCGCCACGGCCTTTGCCCCGTGGAGCAGCGGAGCCGGCTCGCAGGCGGCCGCCCCGGCGCCCCGGCGCACGGAAACGCGTCCCGCCGCGCCGCAGCAGCAGCCCAGCCAGGCGCGCCGCATCACGGTGAGCTTTCAGAACAGCGAAATGCGCGACGTGCTCGCGACCTTCGCCGAGTTTTCCGGCCGCTCCATCATCGCCGGGACCGACGTGTCGGGGATCGTGGTGGACGGCGTATCGTTCAGCAACCAGCCCTGGGACGTGGCCCTGCGCACCCTGCTGCAGGCCTACGGGCTGGCGGCCGAGGAGCTCGAGGGCGGGCTGATCCGGGTGGACGCCATCGCGCGGCTGGTGGAGCGCGCCGCGGCCGAGCCCGTGGTCACGCGCCCCTTCCGCGTCAACTACGTCCCCGCCGGCGACCTGGCCAGCACCTTCAGCAAGCTGATCACCGACCGTGGCAACATCGTCGCCGACACCAGCACCAACACGCTGGTGGTGACGGACGTGGAGCGGGTGGTGCGCGACGTGGAGCAGCTGCTTCGCCAGCTGGACGTGCCCGCGGCGCAGGTGGCCATCGAGGCCAAGATCATCTTCGTGGACCGCACGCAGCTCGAGGCGCTGGGCATTCAGTACGACCTCAAGGACTTTGGCGGCAACGGCTTCGGCTCGCTGGTCAACAACCCCGTCTACGACCCCACCACGGGGCTGCCGACGGGTGAAAACACCGTCAACGACCAGTTTCTGCTGGGCGGCCCCTCGGTGGGCGCGGTGGGCAACGCGTCGTCGGACATCGACGACGCCTCGCTGAACGTGGCCGTGTCGCTGCTGCTGGCCAACCGCTTTTCGCTCGTGGCGCTGATCAGCGCCCTGCAGAGCACCGAACTGGCCGACGTGCAGGCCACCCCGCAGATCACCAC
Coding sequences within it:
- a CDS encoding PilW family protein gives rise to the protein MTELTRRADARAGFTLVELIVSLVIGAILVGSVFQFVNGQARMAGLQSAREEVQQNARGALEIVGGDLRGAISSGIVTANQRELEFMLPARWGVLCKTGGGSSTVMFPADGLPAPSAGQTWGLLARDSMTTPWLPALPTRATITAVTPATVTDAATGCPGLSPRGTAPAAFVLTGANHPAVGPGALVAVYQRVRYDVASGPGGVWIRRSNGVGTDGQFSMQPLAGPVDSTVVRFQYYGGAGGGLIGTTVATPYTRALSRIQFRVRMNSKQQRTAVTYDQDSVSIQIRN
- the pilM gene encoding type IV pilus assembly protein PilM translates to MVSLFRRNKSTVGLDIGSGFIKVAVVDHSGAEPELTHVSHTPLIADAIVEGEVMDPQIVVETVRSLVETSGLKPKRLISSVGGRDVMVKKIQMDRMKEADAREVIRWEAEQYVPFDMENVQLDFQILDPLDDGLQMSVLLVAAKREVVDQRVGLLRDAGLSPDVVDVDSFALHNAFEYNYPEAMEGIVALVNVGHEIATVNVLQDGAMVLTRDVPFGSRRLREDMRRMHGLTVEEADAVLQGRSERAGEFSELLRQGADDLAVGVERALAFLGGDAAPGRVYVCGGGARIPGMVDVLAARLRARTEVASPLQRLRVRPGVTSFVAVDELAPMLMLSVGLALRGGA
- a CDS encoding PilN domain-containing protein; its protein translation is MIEINLLPAGGGGARKPSARRSSGSVSLPRVGGEPRIAGLAAALVLGLLFAAYFTWTSGSQIAALNADVEREQGDSVRLEASIARLKTLDTRRDTIDRKIQVIRSVDGRRFVWPHLMDEVSRATPPYLWLTKLAVADDAGATPAAPPPPPRTAADSAKAKADSAAAVTAAGEGPSFNVEGNAGNTQSLTRFMRNLEGSPMIRDVALVTSEQTDVQGRSVLKFTLEARWEDPDPAFVQTLPLVSTR
- a CDS encoding type 4a pilus biogenesis protein PilO; its protein translation is MALPPLEAAQKKNLLYMAVIAALAGFGFYNQIYTPRSAEIETLETRLESLKTVNSRSRAITQGNEAAVDERLALYREQLELAEGLIPSAEEVPNLLDAISAEAARTGVELQSIQPVGATEEEYYTRRVYDLAVTGQYHQIGEFLTRVASLPRVVTPTNLTVGPESATPGAPAAPAASPRGGTSLQARFSIETYVIPSTPMADDASA
- a CDS encoding type IV pilus secretin family protein encodes the protein MTTKRLSMIVRNAWMALLLAVAPAPLTAAPAAFPAPSAPRALDGSVAALRLEGREGRTELTVDIAGGDVAWTDFTLSGPPRVVVDIQNARLGLPARQYAGLDRGGVRAVRTSQYAEDVVRLVLDLDRDTGYRVERVAGGLRIVLASGATAFAPWSSGAGSQAAAPAPRRTETRPAAPQQQPSQARRITVSFQNSEMRDVLATFAEFSGRSIIAGTDVSGIVVDGVSFSNQPWDVALRTLLQAYGLAAEELEGGLIRVDAIARLVERAAAEPVVTRPFRVNYVPAGDLASTFSKLITDRGNIVADTSTNTLVVTDVERVVRDVEQLLRQLDVPAAQVAIEAKIIFVDRTQLEALGIQYDLKDFGGNGFGSLVNNPVYDPTTGLPTGENTVNDQFLLGGPSVGAVGNASSDIDDASLNVAVSLLLANRFSLVALISALQSTELADVQATPQITTLDNRTARIFVGQEITFLTASTQGGASPTGGVTLQPVQVEAGIELEVTPHITDDGRVRLSLRAENSDAGTTNANLLNVTRQQAENQVLVADGETAVIGGLTVSRLRETRSGIPFLMDLPFIGGLFRVNERREQKQDLLILVTPHIVRQDP